A region of the Sodalis ligni genome:
TAAACAATATCGAAAAAGAGTTCCATGGCCACCGGGTTATCGACGGCATTGATTTGACCATCGAAGACGGCGAATTCATCGCCCTGGTGGGCCCCTCCGGCTGCGGTAAATCCACCCTGCTGCGGATCATTTCCGGCCTGGAAACCGCCTCCAAGGGGCAAATACTGATAGACGGTAAGGTGGTGAATGCACTGCGGCCGAAAGACAGAAACATCGCCATGGTATTCCAGAACTACGCGCTTTATCCCCATATGACGGTACGGCGTAATATCAGCCTGAATCTTGAAATCGCCGGACTGGGCAAAAAAGAAATCGATGAACGCGTGGACAAAGCCGTCAAGCTGCTGGAAATCGAAGAGTTGCTGGACAGACGGCCGTCGCAGCTCTCCGGCGGACAGCGCCAGCGCGTCGCCATGGGACGCGCCATTGTGCGGGAACCCTCGGTGTTCCTGTTTGATGAACCCCTGTCGAACCTGGACGCCAAGCTGCGCGCCCAAATGCGTATCGAGATAAAAAGCCTGCATCGCACATTGGCCACCACCCTGATTTATGTTACCCACGATCAGTTGGAAGCCATGACGCTGGCGGACCGCATCGTGGTGCTTAACCGCGGCGTTATCGAGCAGGTAGGACCGCCAATGGAGCTGTATCTGCGGCCGAAAAACCAGTTTGTCGCCACCTTTATCGGCTCGCCGTCCATGAACCTGCTGCCGGCCACGGTGCGAACCGCCGCCGGGGGGACATCGCTGGTTCTGGAAGAGGATGTTACGCTGCGGTTGCCCTTTACCCTGCCCGACCGACAGGCGGTCACCCTCGGCATCCGGCCGGAGAACCTGGTGATAGACGGACCGGGATTGCCCCTGGAGGCCGCGGTCCTGTTCAATGAACCCTCAGGCGCCTATAGCCTGGTGAGCGCACGTATCGGACAAAACATGTCTTTGTCGCTGATGGTGGACGGCTACCGGTCCATCGAAGCCGGCCAGCGCCTGCGGCTGGGCATCCTGCCGGAGCATATTCATCTGTTTGACGCGCAAAGCCAGAAATCGTTGCGGGAGGGCGGGCCGTGTTGATATTCAGCCCCAAGGGCATCGGCGCAATATTATCCGTCGCCGTGGCGGCGCTGACTCAGCCCTGCGCGGCGCAGGAGCAGGCGAAAACCACGGTAACCTTTCTCACGGCGGAGCGACCCGATACGTTTGCCCCGGCCATCGCCCAGTTTGAACGGCAGCATAAAAATATCCATATCGAGTATCAACAGGTGCCTTTTGATAATCTGAGCGCGCAGGTCGCCGCGCGTATCGGCTCCGGCGATAAAGACCTCGACCTGTACGCGGTGGACGTTCCGCGCGTGACCGAACTGGCATCGAAATCCTATCTTGCGCCCCTGGAGGATGAACGGGCCAAGCTGGAAAACATCGCCGGCGATAAGGCCATCCAGGCGGTCAGCTACCAAGGCAAAATCTATGCCTATCCACTGTGGACCTCGACCCAGATAATGTACTTCAACCGCGATTTGCTCAATGCCGCCCATATTCCGTTCCCGTCGGCGGATCCCGCCCGGCGCCTGACCTGGCAACAGTTGGTCGGCCAGGCTCAACAGGCGCAGCAGGCGGGCGCTCCCTGGGGATTTTCATTCGAACAGGTGGATCGCTACTACCAGCTGCTGTCGCTGTATATCTCTTATGGCGCCGGCAGCGGCCTGAAGGGCAACGACGCGCTGACCGCTGATTTAACCAGCGGCGGGTGGCAACAGGTCAGCGACTGGTATCGCTCCCTGTATATCAAGCATATCGCGCCGCGGGGGGTCACGCCGGAGCAGACGCCGGATCTGTTCGGGGACGGCAAAGTCGCGTTTTTTGTCGGCGGGCCCTGGAATATCGGCCGCTTCAACAAGGTCGCTTCCCTGCATTACGGAGTGGCGCCCATG
Encoded here:
- a CDS encoding sugar ABC transporter substrate-binding protein; its protein translation is MLIFSPKGIGAILSVAVAALTQPCAAQEQAKTTVTFLTAERPDTFAPAIAQFERQHKNIHIEYQQVPFDNLSAQVAARIGSGDKDLDLYAVDVPRVTELASKSYLAPLEDERAKLENIAGDKAIQAVSYQGKIYAYPLWTSTQIMYFNRDLLNAAHIPFPSADPARRLTWQQLVGQAQQAQQAGAPWGFSFEQVDRYYQLLSLYISYGAGSGLKGNDALTADLTSGGWQQVSDWYRSLYIKHIAPRGVTPEQTPDLFGDGKVAFFVGGPWNIGRFNKVASLHYGVAPMPYFAGGSPSTPTDSWAVGINPHSAHAREAKLFAEFISIDPEGSYSTVINNPLPPVNNVAFKRYIGNLSTMDSKIGPISSIVSYELAHTAVSRPCTKGYVIFETIIDRAFSDIRNGADSKQTLERAQLRLNRSFARIK
- a CDS encoding ABC transporter ATP-binding protein — encoded protein: MSRVALNNIEKEFHGHRVIDGIDLTIEDGEFIALVGPSGCGKSTLLRIISGLETASKGQILIDGKVVNALRPKDRNIAMVFQNYALYPHMTVRRNISLNLEIAGLGKKEIDERVDKAVKLLEIEELLDRRPSQLSGGQRQRVAMGRAIVREPSVFLFDEPLSNLDAKLRAQMRIEIKSLHRTLATTLIYVTHDQLEAMTLADRIVVLNRGVIEQVGPPMELYLRPKNQFVATFIGSPSMNLLPATVRTAAGGTSLVLEEDVTLRLPFTLPDRQAVTLGIRPENLVIDGPGLPLEAAVLFNEPSGAYSLVSARIGQNMSLSLMVDGYRSIEAGQRLRLGILPEHIHLFDAQSQKSLREGGPC